The DNA sequence TCCACAACAACTCTTTACATGCTTCAGTTGCTGCAATAAACTCTGCCTCTGTGGTAGAAAGTGCAACACACTTCTGTAACCTTGACTGCCATGAAATAGCTCCCCCTGCAAACTTGACCAAATAACCTGAAGTAGACTTTCGAGAATCAATATCTCCTGCCATGTCTGCATCAGTAAAGCCAACTAGCAAAGGTTTCTCACCACCAAAACTCAAACTCAAGTTAGTTGTACCTTTGAGATATCTCATAATCCATTTAACAGCATTCCAATGTTCTTTACCTGGATTAGAGAGAAAACGACTCACTGTACCAACCGTATGAGCAATGTCTGGTCTAGTACACACCATAGCATACATCAAGCTTTCAATAGCTGAAGCATAAGGAATTTCATTCATTGCTTGGTACTCAACTTAAAATGAGGAGCAAAAGAACTAGCAACACATTTGGCATCATTCATGCCAAACCTTTGAAGCACCTTCTTTATGTACTTCTCCCGTGACAAATAAAGCTTCTTGGAAACTTTATAACGAGTAATAGTCATGCCCAAAATCTGTTTGGCAGGACCCAAGTCCTTCATAGCAAAGAACCTGCTCAACTATTTCTTCAACTCATTAATCCTCAAAGCATTCTTGCCCACAATCaaaatatcatccacataaagcAAAAGAATGATAAAATCATCATCAGAAAATTTTTGCACAAATACACAATGATCTGAAGTTGTCTTACCGTAACCATGCTTTCCCATAACAGATTCAAACTTCTTGTACCACTGTCTTGGAGCTTGCTTCAACCCATAAAGACTCTTCTTAAGCTTGCACACAAAATCTTCCTTTCCTTTAACAATAAAGCCCTCCGGTTGCTCCATGTAGATCTCCTTATCTAAATCACCATGAAGAAAAGTTGTCTTCACTTCCATTTGCTCAATCTCTAAATCAAGAGACGCTACTAATCCAAGCACAGCACGAATGGATGACATCCTCACAACAGGAGAAAAGATCTCCTCATAATCAACACCTTTTCTCTGGCTAAAACCTCTAACAACCAATCTAGCCTTATACCTAGGCTTAGAATTGTGTTCTTCATTCTTGATTCTTAATACCCATTTGTTCTTCAAAACTCGCATACCCTTCGGTAGCTTCACCAACTCATAGGTATCATTCTCAAGCAAGgacttcatttcttcttgcatAGCTTCAAGCCATTGAGCTTTGCTTTCATCTTCAACAGCCTCTCCAAAGCATTCAGGTTCTCCCCCATCAGTCAACAAAATAAACTCATGTGGAGAATACCTTGATGAAGGTTTCCTCTCTCTTGTAGACCTTCTGAGTGCATTTGCAGGAATTTCCAAAGCTAGTTCTTCATCTTGATCATCATCACCAACTTCATCAAGTATCGGATCAACTGTTCCATCTTCACCTGCACATGTATCATGCTCATTATTTTGAGCTTCAACTCTACCATCTTTTACCATAGGCATAGAGGGAGTAATATCCATCTCAGAAAAATCATCACTAGGCTGAACCATTGGCTTCTCTGCATGATCAACATCCTTCAATGTTTGGTTTTCAACAAAGACAACATCTCTACTTCGAATCACCTTCTTGTTAACAGGATTATAAAACCTGTAACCAAACTCATCCATGCCATAGCCAATAAAAATACACTGCCTAGTCTTTACATCAAGTTTATATCTCTCATCTTTAGGAATATGAACAAAAGCTTTACATCCAAAGACTCTTAAATGATCATAAGAAACATCATTACCTGACCATACCTTCTTTGGCACTTCAAATTGCAAGGGAACACATGGTGTCCGGTTCAAGACATGAACAACAGTGCTCAAAGCTTCACCCCAAAAGGATTTTGCCAATCCAGATTGTGACAACAAGCACCTAACTCTTTCAACCAGTGTTTTGTTCATCCTTTCAGCCAAGCCATTCAActgaggagtctttggaggagtCTTCTGATGTCTTATACCATGCTCtttacaataagcatcaaatggACCTGAGTACTCACCAGCATTGTCAGTACGAATGCATTTCAACTTCTTCCCAGTTTCTCTTTCAACAGAAGCTTGAAATTGCTTGAACACATTCAAAACTTGATCTTTGGTCTTCAAAGTGTAAACCCATAATTTCCTAGAATGATCATCAATAAAGGTTACAAAATAGATAGACCCTCCAAGTGTTCTTGTCTTCATCGGTCCACATACATCAGAATGCACAAAATCAAGTATCTCCGGCTTCCTTGAAGGTGGATGGCTCTTGAAAGAAACCCTGTTTTGTTTCCCAGCAAAGCAATGATTGCACTTTTGCAAAGCAACCTTACAACCAGATAAAAGATTCCTCTTGGATAACATATTCATACCCTTCTCACTCATATGACATAATCTCTTATGCCATAAATCAGTTTCATCAACAAACTCAGCAGCATTAACAACATCTTTTACAATATTTGCTTGAGTTAAATAAAGAGTAGAGTGTCTTGTACCTCTAGCAACAACCATGGAACCCTTGGTGAGCTTCCAGCTATCACGAGAAAATGAGCTATCCAAGTCTTCATCACATAACTTACCAACAGAAAGTAAGTTCAACCGAATATCTGGAACATGCTTCACACGCTTCAAAGTCAACTTGGTACCGTTGGAGGTTTCTAAACAAACCTGTCCAACACCAGCACATTTTGCAACACCTTGATGAGCCATTTTCATATCACCAAAATCACCAGGAGTATAGGACGTAAACAAATCCCTCCTAGATGTAACATGAATAGAAGCACCGCTATCAATCACCCAACTAGTGCTATTATCAACAAGGTTAACAGATTTAAACTCCTCaacaacaagaaaatcatcatgagTTACATTAACCTTGTCTTCCTTGCTATCATCATCTTTATTTGTGCTCTTGTCTTTACTTGCCTTggctttctccttctttagcTGCCAACAAAATCTCTTCACATGTCCCTTTTAACCACAATGATGACACTCAATATTCTTATACTTTCCTCGAGACTTGCTTCTGCTTTGATCTCTACCTTTAGGACCTCGACTTTTGCTTCTCCCCCTAGACTCAGAAACAAGAACATCTGAATGTGTAGTCGATGTACCTTGTGACTTTCTTCTCATCTCTTCATTCAAAACACTACTCTTGGCAAGATCCATAGAGATTACACCATCAGGAGCAGAATTAGACAATGACATTCTGAGAATTTTCCACGAGTCTGGTAAGGAGCCAAGAAGTAACAATCCTTGAACCTCTTCATCAAACTTGATGCCCATAGAAGATAACTGATTCATAATTCCTTGGAAATTATTCAAGTGATCTGTCATTGATGTCCCATCTGTATACTTCAAAGCCAACAACTGCTTGATAAAAAACATCTTGTTATTCCCAGTTTTTCGAGCATACAACTGTTCAAGCTTAATCCAAAGGGTTCGAGCATGTGTCTCTCCAATAATATGGTTCAACACATTATCGTCAACCCACTGCCTAATATATCCACAGACTTGTCTATGCAACAAAGTCCAATCATCATCAGACTTATCATTAGGCTTTTCTGTACCAAAAACTGGTTGATGAAAATTTTTGACATAAAGCAAATCTTCCATCTTTGACTTTCACAAATCATAATTAGGACCATTAAGAGTGATCATCCTACTAGTATTAGTATTAGCTTCCATTGTTCACAGAATCACAAGCCCAGAAAAATACCAACAAGCTCTGATACCAGTATGAAAGAGCCTAGCAGCGGAAACGACAACAATGTCCAACACAAGAATAATATGGAAGCACTCACAACACAATATGGCAGCAActataataagcaaatatagcaagtaaagcaataacaagaacacaccaagATTTTAACGTGGAAAACCCCCCTCAATGTGAGAGGTAAAAACCACGGGTCGTCCAGACCAATGAAATAGCTCCACTATAATCAAATGAGGTAGAAGAGAGTCTCAAACAAAGCACAAAAACGTGCATATAACCAGCCAAAACATCAATGCACCAAAGCTCACAAATAATAGGCAAGAAGATGAAATATACCCAAAAAATAGAGCTAATGTCGAAGCGAATTTCTCCCTCTACATATCTCCAATTAAAATCTTCACCGTtcagaatgaagaacaagatgTGAAGAATCTACAATTCAAATTTCACGTCATTCCAACGGTGAAAGAATGAGAAACTGCCGTTCCAAAATTTCTGCTCTGTGTAAAAATAGGAAACCTAATTTCTCTCTTGCGAAACCAATTTCTCCTACTGAAAACCTCCAATCAACATCTCCACCGAtcagaatgaagaacaagatgaTAGAAACATGCAGTTTAAATTTCAAGCCGATCCAATGGTGAACATCTGAAAAACTGCCATTTGAAATTTACTGCTTTGGACAAAAATGGGAATTCTGTttttttcctcttctctcttACTTGGTGGCTATTCTCTCTCCTCTCAAAAGACCTCAAAAAACTGAATTAGGGTTATGACACTAGGGTGCAAGAATACACCCCCAAAATGTTGGACTTGGGCCTCAcgaaggaaagaaaaaaaaacccaACAGATATATTgctattttagttaattttaaccgttaattttaattatgtatattatatatatttttataattaagatcaacagttaaaaattattaaaatacaaCTGTATCAGTATAGTTAAAagtttttctatattttttttgtgtggAATTTGCCATTGCCAAGTTATtggtattaaattaatttggaAATTTGACTGTTACTTTGACAAACTGCATTTTAATTCAGAGGTTTTAAGCCACTCATAGTAAAAGAGTTTGTGTCTAATTGGCGGAGACATTTTCTTAAGAAAAATTACTCCATACAAATTGTGTGGAGTcacataataatataattttacaataaaaaatattttatatattttttatttaaacataTATTCTAGGTCACAAATTACACTTATTTAGTGATATATCATCTTCAGCCAATATAAATAGatattcatatttatatattacaGGATTGATAGTGATAGATAGCTAATACATTAAGTTAAAATTCAAAAGTTTAAGAAAATGTTTCACCAGAAAGCGAATGAGATCATTGGTGGAGGAACAACTAAAACTCTGAAAGCTTATTTGATGTGGTCAGCCAATGAGAAACAACTTATCAAGGAAAAATCTCTTAAAGCATTACCATAAACATTATCAATGATCATTATTTAGCATCCGGACCCATAAAACCAATAGCAATTATTATTATCTTGCATGTACCTATATACAGTTAGCAATAGTAGCAATGATATGAGACAAGAGGAAGAACAACACTTTGTAAAGTTAATTAAACAAATTAGCAAAGTAGTGTTTTCATTCGACACCTAATCaactgtattttttttttattaacttttgatattttttttaaaagtgttattaataaatatatttattattagtcATGTCAACGCGATAATGGTTggatacaaatatataataaaaaatattagatataAATTCATCCATTTTTCTAtctattagtttaaatttttgcaataaataattttattatatgatATTATTAGAATTGAGATTGAGTAAGattaattcaaattcaaaaattaactCATTGATGAGAGATTGAACACTTATAAATTTTGTAgagattttatttttggaaaagtTAAAACTTGTAAATGTCCTGAATGATCATAAAAAATGAATATTTATAAGTAAGTGATctaattaacaaaattaaataaaataggttctaataTCCTATTGGAATTGAAATTTAGtaaatttaattcaccaatCTCAAACATAAACTCATAAAGTAAAAAATGCATTACACTTACAAActctttaaaaatcttatcCTTTAGAAATGCAAGATttgtaataaatataatagacatctataataaaaagtttaaaatttgataCTTGTCACTTACAtgcaccaaaaaaaaaatcaatataaaacaaactaaaaaaaacttatatacacaatattaattttaatttttaggatAAATTATTTACAGTAATACTAGAGAAACAAGTCTTTTTATATAACATaacattcataattttatatatatataatatttgtaattatatatttattacatttaaaattatataattattctaacgataactaataaatattaaataaaacaacTTTAGGTTATTTGGATTGATTTTTATTATCTCTcgaatattattaaattatttaatataaacaTATGACAAAATCTGATTTCACAATAGTAGTTAATATTATCGCACTTTATAAAGAATGATGTGATGgtaaagaataaaaattattattttaataaaaaattcactaaaaaaatttatcatatacaatctatataaatttttataaatttaataaatatctTCACTTCATCCCATTCCGCTCTTAACAAAAAATTCTCCCTTATAAAATGTACCAAATGAATGACAAATGGGACCGTAATGTGATGCGTGACCGTGCATAATAGCGAATAAAATTTCGTACAGTAAAAATAGTATGATCCGTATATATGCtataatgttatatatatatatatacacacgtGTCTGCCATTTCATACACATGCATGACATAAGAAAGGAACGAAGGGAAAAAAAATCGTGATCACATTTGGTTGGTTTAATAGTTAACTTGCTTTACTAGTTTTCCATTCATTACTTATTAGTGTGTGTGAATGAGTTATTTTCACCCCTAAATTTTGTGACCTAAATTGCACGGCACAATAATACTGGTTGTGCGGTTGAAATATCACGCTAATCGCTAAGCATCGATTCATAGGCAATTGCAATGTAAACACACACCCACACAGTGGCGGATCCTAATTCACGAAAGAGAACCACCTgtataaaaacatttaaaatattttttaaaatatattttttaataattaaaatttaatatatataattaatttaattatttttttttgtcaaaattagattagataaattaatttaactaaaaaatcaATAAACTAAATATTGAATTgatctaaattattttttttgataaaaaatgattataacaattctattataaaaaatgactaaaatactcatattgtatatattttgataataCTAAAGATTATAACTATATGACAAcacataaaaaaagaaagattaggatttagagttctcaataataataataataataataataataataataataataataatagtagtagtagtagtagtagtagtattttagtcattttttataataagaatattatagttatttttataaaaaatattaatttagactggttcaatgtataatttattgatttttggCCAAATTAATTttagggttaagtatgattttggtccctaacgtagGGGCCAAAAATTTATTTCGTCCCTCGACTTTTTTTCGCTTCAAAAAGGTCCCTGAGGTTCCggtttgttttaaaatcgtccctCGGACGATTTTACCCCTGTGGTCGTTAGGTTTAGATATGACCGTTTTAACGGATATGGGAAAcgttaattaatataaataaataataatagaagGATTAAATCAAGAAAGTGAATGAATGTGAAGTGCAGGGGAGGGAGGAGTAACGACGGGAGATGCTGCTGAAGGTGGACGGCTAGGGTTCACGAGACAGTGGCGTCCATGGCTTCCCAGAGCTCAAGAGCCTCACGTTTTCGTTCAGATGCAAAGGAGTTGCTTTGTGGCCATAGTGAGAGGCCGATTTTGCGAACTTCATCGACGAAGGATAACCCTGGACGAAGATTCTGGGGTTGTGTATACTATAAGGTAAAGTGTTCTTCCTATTTTGCTATTGTGGGTCTGAGAATTTGGGGTTTCTTCATATGTTTCTATGGCTCCTATTAGGTTCAGGATGGGTGTGATTTCTTCAGATGGGCAGATCCGAAACCTGGTGGTGTTCACCAAGAGGTTGAATTTGCAAGAAATAGGAGGAAGATAACGAAGTTGAAGGCAAGATTAAAGGAGTTGGAGACGAAGCTTTGGGTTGTGGCTGCTCTATGTATTGCTGGGTGGGTGGGGTTTTTGTTCTTATTCCTGCAGAATCATCACAACTTAAAGCACCCGAATGGAATGCACTTACGTTATAGATGATTTGGTAGGGAATGTTATGAGGTTTCCTGTGTTGTGTGGGTAGAGTTTGAGAGTATTCTGTGATGTTACAATGGTTTAGGTTTGTAGTATCTTTGAAACTGTTTGAATTAATGAAACTGTTTGAATTAATGAAGGAAAGTGTTGTTTACTGTTGCCCAAATTGTCACCTTCTTTAATGGTGGAGTTGTGTTATTTTGTAATGTAAAAGTAGTTTATGAGCAAAGCAGAAAAGCATTCAATACAAGATCTGAAATTTCAATAATTAGTAATGGAATATTTCATTTGATGAGTAGttaaaacatacaaaaatattttgtggtTGCCTTCACATGCCTAGTACCAAAAAATAGAGAAGCAACACTTCAAGTTTTCTCAGGAACTTAATGCCAAAATACAGTTCTCAAACCAAAAAACAGAGAAGCAAGACTTCAAGTTTCCTCAGGAACTTAATAACAAAATTACAGTTCTCAAACCAGAAAACAGAGAAGCAACACTTCAAGTTTCCTCAGGAACTTAATACCAAAATACAGTTCTCAAACCAAAAAACAGAGAAGCAACATTTCAAGTGTCCTAAGGCACTTAATACCAAAATAAAGTACCAAGATTAAAAACACTGCTTGCAAGTCATCAATACAAAAGTCACAAAATATTCCACACTCAAATCCTAAAGATTTTCCGACTGAGATGGGGGTAACTTGGCCATCAACCTCAACTTCTGCAGGGGTAGATGAGGTGCACTGCATTGAATGACAGAAAAGGGCCTCTTCCTCACAGATGGCTGGCTAGGAGGCTGTTTGTTGCTGGTGGAGGTTGCAGCAGATGCAGCCTTGTTGTTGGGCTGGGCCACGGTGTTGGGCTGAGTGGAAGCTTTCTTGGGCTTGGTGGAAGCTTTCTTGGGCTTAGGTGCTTCTGTGGTGGGCCGGGCTTCACGTTTCTTGGTCCTTGTGGGGGTTTTCCTGGTATGAGATGCTGGCATATTGGGTGGTGATAGTGTAGTATTCCTGTTTCTCCCTCCCAAAATTGTCTGACCAGGTGCCAGCTTAGGTGCATTCTTGTTGGCTCTTTTGGTTGAAGTTTGGGCCTACAATGAAAATGTAAATCATAGAGAAAGTTACACACATATCATATAGTAGTTAAATTATATAGATGGCTTAAATAATGGTAGTTGAACCCTAGAATAGCATGTCACAACCCCTCTTACCCTCTTCTTAGGCTGCCTGCAGCCGCTCTTCTTGTGACCAACTCCACCACAATTGGAGCATCTTTGGACTTCTCCCCTCCGTGACACATGAGTCTGGCTTCTATTGTCTTCATCTGCAGCCcctcttttcctcttcttcaccGATCTGTGGCTTGGCCTCCTGTATGGAGGTGGGATGACATCATCATATTGAGTCCTCTCCTATAGCTCCGGGCCGTTTACAGGGTGTATCACCTCCTGGTAGCACCTGATGTAGGCCTCCTTCTTGTAGCCGAGATTCATACAATGTACCCACCTTATTGGTACTTTCCCATGTCCTTTTGTGTCTTATGCACTGGAAACCTCTGCCCCCCCTCCTCAGCATCATACTCCCCATCATCAGCACCCATCCCTGCTCCTGCAATTACATGGTCCTGCTCCAATTCATCACTGTCAACTGCATCCTCATCATCCAAGTCACTTGTGACAACCTTTTTGCCCTTCTCCACATTACAGTCCTTTGGCACAGCATTATCTTCACTGAATCCACTTTCATAGTCGTACACCTCATCACTGTCAGTGAAGTGGATGTCTTCCACACTGTTTTCCTCTTCATTAGATGGCAAGTATGTTGGGTCATCACTGTCTTCACCACTGCTAACATCATCACTAACCGCCTCACGTCCCTCTTGGCCTAATTCCACTCCACCATCCTTATTCTCGCATTCTTGTTCACCAGCAACCCTAGCTCCATCACTGTTATCTACATTGCCTTCGAACACCACTAAATCCATACCACCACCCAAGGGTTTCTCACTCTGGCCACCTACCTTCTCTCCCCCCA is a window from the Arachis stenosperma cultivar V10309 chromosome 3, arast.V10309.gnm1.PFL2, whole genome shotgun sequence genome containing:
- the LOC130967148 gene encoding uncharacterized protein LOC130967148, with translation MASQSSRASRFRSDAKELLCGHSERPILRTSSTKDNPGRRFWGCVYYKVQDGCDFFRWADPKPGGVHQEVEFARNRRKITKLKARLKELETKLWVVAALCIAGWVGFLFLFLQNHHNLKHPNGMHLRYR